One Mesorhizobium loti genomic window carries:
- a CDS encoding beta-lactamase: MRIVVKIVKWLFGLIVLAVAALFAWLYIAPPELIRVGSGYSAKIVCSNVFIAGRNANEVLAVDVQAPGHPLLRLMRVSVDKNRGTVSAGLLGFLGKSEAVSRDGLGCASVPDGDVGKARRTAIHVEPAATKQDVLWPEGERVEASQDPVIAKLLDDAALTGTGMRAVVVVKNGRVVAERYGDGFSAKTPLLGWSMTKTVNAAIIGTLVKDGKMAIDNKGLFAPWKADGRAAISLADMMAMSSGLEFNEDYGDVADVTRMLYLEPDMAGFAESKPLAGEVGKVFSYSSGTAVMLSRLWQDAIGDKAKALTWPRSALFEPLGMHSAVLETDEQGTFVGSSYLYATAHDWARFGQFLLQGGVWNGNQVLPAGFVDWMREPAPASKVYAKGQLWIEAPGDEDSPGAGVAAGLPKDTYWMEGHDGQTVTIIPSEQLVVVRLGLTPAKLGYRPQTMVGALVKALH; this comes from the coding sequence ATGCGCATCGTCGTCAAGATCGTCAAATGGCTGTTTGGCCTGATCGTGCTGGCGGTCGCCGCGCTGTTTGCCTGGCTCTACATCGCGCCGCCCGAATTGATCCGCGTCGGTTCGGGCTATTCGGCCAAGATCGTCTGCTCCAACGTCTTCATCGCCGGGCGCAACGCCAATGAGGTGCTTGCCGTCGACGTGCAGGCGCCAGGACACCCACTGCTGCGGCTGATGCGGGTCTCGGTCGACAAGAACCGGGGGACGGTTTCGGCGGGCCTGCTGGGCTTCCTCGGCAAGAGCGAGGCGGTTTCCCGTGACGGGCTGGGCTGCGCCTCGGTTCCTGACGGCGATGTCGGCAAGGCGCGGCGCACGGCGATCCATGTCGAACCCGCGGCGACCAAGCAGGATGTGCTGTGGCCCGAGGGCGAGCGGGTCGAGGCATCGCAGGATCCGGTGATTGCCAAGCTGCTCGACGATGCGGCGCTGACCGGCACCGGCATGCGTGCGGTGGTCGTGGTCAAAAACGGCCGTGTCGTCGCCGAACGCTATGGCGACGGCTTTTCCGCCAAGACGCCGCTGCTCGGCTGGTCGATGACCAAGACGGTGAACGCCGCCATCATCGGCACGCTGGTCAAGGACGGCAAGATGGCCATCGACAATAAGGGCCTGTTCGCGCCGTGGAAGGCGGACGGCCGCGCGGCGATCAGCCTTGCCGACATGATGGCGATGTCGAGCGGGCTGGAGTTCAACGAGGATTATGGCGACGTCGCCGATGTTACGCGCATGCTCTATCTCGAACCCGACATGGCGGGCTTTGCCGAATCAAAGCCGCTGGCGGGCGAGGTCGGCAAGGTGTTTTCCTATTCGAGCGGCACGGCGGTGATGCTGTCGCGGCTCTGGCAGGACGCGATCGGCGACAAGGCCAAGGCGCTGACATGGCCGCGCAGTGCGCTGTTCGAGCCGCTCGGCATGCACAGCGCCGTGCTCGAAACCGACGAGCAGGGCACGTTCGTCGGTTCATCCTACCTCTACGCCACCGCGCATGACTGGGCGCGCTTCGGCCAGTTCCTACTGCAAGGCGGGGTGTGGAACGGCAACCAGGTGCTGCCGGCGGGCTTCGTCGACTGGATGCGCGAGCCGGCGCCGGCCTCGAAAGTCTACGCCAAGGGCCAGCTGTGGATCGAGGCGCCGGGCGATGAGGACAGTCCCGGCGCCGGCGTCGCCGCCGGCCTGCCCAAGGACACTTATTGGATGGAGGGGCATGACGGACAGACGGTCACCATCATTCCCTCGGAGCAATTGGTGGTGGTGCGGCTGGGGCTGACACCGGCCAAGCTCGGCTATCGCCCGCAGACGATGGTGGGGGCGCTGGTGAAGGCGCTGCATTAG
- a CDS encoding glycoside hydrolase family protein: MRRLAALFMLTLLGACSAVDDLSPLSPSSSSSPTVAVRAPRFEDSKPHEWDSGAPWNYAVHGTDVSKYQTSVDWPTAKASGISFAFIKATEGGDRFDEYFNEHWARTKAAGVPRAAYHFFYFCTPAAQQARWFIQNVPVDRSAMPPVLDMEWNPKSPTCRLRPDAATVRAEMTTFLQIVERHYGKKPIIYTSVDFFDDNDLSTFRGYPYWLRSVAGHPREKYGSHPFTFWQYTGTGIVPGLTGKSDINVFNGSEAAWNKWLRQNTR; this comes from the coding sequence ATGCGCCGTCTTGCGGCCCTTTTCATGCTGACGCTGCTTGGCGCCTGCTCGGCCGTGGACGATCTGTCGCCGCTGTCGCCATCTTCATCCAGCAGCCCGACGGTCGCCGTGCGAGCGCCGCGCTTCGAGGATTCCAAGCCGCATGAATGGGACAGCGGCGCGCCGTGGAACTATGCCGTTCACGGCACCGACGTTTCCAAGTACCAGACCTCGGTCGACTGGCCGACGGCCAAGGCGAGCGGCATTTCCTTCGCCTTCATCAAGGCGACCGAAGGCGGTGACCGTTTCGACGAGTATTTCAACGAGCACTGGGCGCGCACGAAGGCCGCCGGTGTCCCCCGTGCGGCCTATCATTTCTTCTATTTCTGCACCCCGGCCGCCCAGCAGGCGCGCTGGTTCATCCAGAACGTTCCCGTCGACCGCTCGGCCATGCCGCCGGTTCTCGACATGGAATGGAACCCGAAATCGCCGACCTGCAGGCTGCGCCCCGACGCCGCCACGGTGCGCGCCGAGATGACCACCTTCCTACAGATCGTCGAGCGCCACTACGGCAAGAAGCCAATCATTTACACCTCGGTCGATTTCTTCGACGACAATGATCTGTCGACTTTCCGCGGCTATCCCTACTGGCTGCGCTCCGTCGCCGGCCACCCCCGCGAAAAATACGGCAGCCATCCCTTCACCTTCTGGCAATACACCGGAACCGGCATCGTTCCCGGCTTGACCGGCAAATCAGACATCAACGTCTTCAACGGCAGCGAAGCTGCCTGGAATAAGTGGCTGCGGCAGAACACGCGCTGA